The Elaeis guineensis isolate ETL-2024a chromosome 14, EG11, whole genome shotgun sequence genome has a segment encoding these proteins:
- the LOC105056972 gene encoding histone H2B translates to MAPKAEKKPAEKKPASDKPGEEKEKKSVAEKAPAEKKPKAEKRLPSKEGAAGDKKKKKKAKKSSETYKIYIFKVLKQVHPDIGISSKAMGIMNSFINDIFEKLAQEASRLARYNKKPTITSREIQTSVRLVLPGELAKHAVSEGTKAVTKFTSS, encoded by the coding sequence ATGGCGCCCAAGGCCGAGAAGAAGCCCGCAGAGAAGAAGCCGGCCTCCGATAAGCcgggggaggagaaggagaagaagtcgGTCGCCGAGAAGGCCCCCGCCGAGAAGAAGCCCAAGGCCGAGAAGCGGCTGCCGTCCAAGGAGGGGGCCGCCGgcgacaagaagaagaagaaaaaggcgaAGAAGAGCAGCGAGACATATAAGATCTATATCTTTAAGGTCCTGAAGCAGGTCCACCCGGACATCGGGATCTCGAGCAAGGCCATGGGCATCATGAACTCTTTCATCAACGACATCTTCGAGAAGCTCGCCCAGGAGGCGTCCAGGCTTGCCCGCTACAACAAGAAGCCTACCATTACCTCCCGGGAGATTCAGACCTCTGTCCGCCTGGTCCTCCCCGGCGAGCTTGCGAAGCACGCCGTCTCGGAGGGCACCAAGGCCGTCACCAAGTTCACTAGTTCTTGA